One part of the Clostridia bacterium genome encodes these proteins:
- the dnaB gene encoding replicative DNA helicase, with product MDALADKIPPQNLEAEQSVLGSMLLEREAILRAAEILSDDSFYREAHRHVFRAILDLTDRNEAADIVTVGDELASRGLLEQVGGHAYLSELANAVPTAANVEYYARIVEEKALLRKLIQVSGEIARRAYSGTEDVTELLDYAEQQMFELSRDRKTRSWAFIRDVLVDTFDHIQRMFEKQGDVIGIPSGFRALDELTSGFHESELIILAARPSQGKTALALNMAAHAAVEHRIPVAIFSLEMSKEQLAQRMLCSEARVSSFKLRTGQLANEDWHRLSFALGKLGEAPIYIDDTPNMSVMDVRARARRLKADHGIGFIVIDYLQLMNTRGRAENRQQEISEISRSLKALARELKVPVLALSQLSRAVEQREGRRPQLSDLRESGAIEQDADVVLFIYHNPERAEQRETVSYGGSRSTVSQVELILAKQRNGPTGSVELVYFHDWTKFGAIDKSRAPASAGA from the coding sequence GTGGACGCGCTCGCGGACAAGATTCCCCCTCAGAACCTGGAAGCCGAGCAATCCGTGCTCGGCTCCATGCTCTTGGAGCGCGAGGCCATCCTTCGCGCGGCGGAGATCCTGAGCGATGACTCGTTCTACCGGGAGGCGCACCGCCACGTGTTCCGGGCCATCCTGGACCTCACGGACCGGAACGAGGCGGCGGACATCGTCACGGTGGGCGACGAGCTGGCCTCGCGCGGGCTGCTGGAGCAGGTCGGCGGCCACGCCTACCTCAGCGAGCTGGCCAACGCCGTGCCGACGGCCGCCAACGTGGAGTACTACGCCCGCATCGTGGAGGAGAAGGCGCTCCTGCGCAAGCTCATCCAGGTCTCGGGCGAGATCGCGCGGCGCGCCTACAGCGGCACCGAGGACGTGACGGAACTGCTCGACTACGCCGAGCAGCAGATGTTCGAGCTGTCGCGAGACCGCAAGACGCGCTCCTGGGCCTTCATCCGGGACGTGCTCGTCGACACGTTCGACCACATCCAGCGCATGTTCGAGAAGCAGGGCGACGTCATCGGCATCCCGAGCGGCTTCCGCGCGCTGGACGAGCTGACGAGCGGCTTCCACGAGTCGGAGCTCATCATCCTGGCCGCGCGCCCGTCGCAAGGAAAGACGGCGCTTGCGCTGAACATGGCGGCGCACGCCGCGGTGGAGCACAGGATCCCCGTCGCGATCTTCTCTCTGGAAATGTCGAAGGAGCAGCTCGCGCAGCGCATGCTGTGCTCGGAGGCGCGAGTCTCGTCGTTCAAGCTGCGCACGGGCCAGCTGGCCAACGAGGACTGGCACCGGCTCTCCTTCGCCCTGGGCAAGCTGGGCGAGGCGCCGATCTACATCGACGACACGCCGAACATGTCGGTGATGGACGTGCGCGCGCGCGCGCGGCGCCTGAAGGCGGACCACGGCATCGGCTTCATCGTGATCGACTACCTCCAGCTGATGAACACGAGGGGCCGTGCCGAGAACCGGCAGCAGGAGATCTCCGAGATCTCGCGCTCCCTGAAGGCGCTCGCGAGGGAACTGAAGGTGCCCGTGCTGGCGCTCTCGCAGCTCAGCCGCGCGGTGGAGCAGCGGGAGGGACGGCGGCCGCAGCTGTCGGACCTGCGGGAGTCGGGCGCCATCGAGCAGGACGCCGACGTGGTCCTCTTCATCTACCACAATCCGGAGCGCGCCGAGCAGAGGGAAACGGTATCATACGGAGGGTCCCGGTCCACCGTCAGCCAGGTGGAACTGATCCTGGCCAAGCAGCGCAACGGACCGACCGGCTCGGTGGAGCTCGTCTACTTCCACGACTGGACCAAGTTCGGCGCCATCGACAAGTCGCGCGCGCCGGCGTCCGCGGGGGCGTAG
- the rpsF gene encoding 30S ribosomal protein S6, with product MLRAYEALILLDPTLDTEQIEQTMRRFLETVQKNGGVIDNLEPLGRRRLAYEIGGHREGVYVLMTFRSGPVAPNELRRALRLSDSVLRSMVVRAVETNAAKSQDAREGEASAAPEPAEVPAAAVEAE from the coding sequence ATGTTGCGCGCCTACGAAGCCTTGATTCTCCTCGACCCCACGCTCGACACGGAACAGATCGAGCAGACCATGCGCCGCTTCCTCGAAACCGTGCAGAAGAACGGCGGCGTCATCGACAACCTCGAACCGTTGGGACGGCGGCGCCTCGCATACGAGATCGGCGGACACCGGGAGGGCGTCTACGTGCTCATGACGTTCCGCTCGGGGCCCGTGGCCCCGAATGAGCTGCGTCGCGCGCTGCGCCTCTCCGACAGCGTGCTGCGTTCGATGGTCGTGCGCGCCGTGGAGACGAACGCGGCGAAGTCGCAGGACGCTCGCGAGGGCGAGGCCAGCGCCGCTCCGGAGCCGGCCGAGGTCCCGGCGGCGGCGGTCGAAGCCGAATAA
- a CDS encoding cation transporter, whose amino-acid sequence MRDAHHDHAHHGHAPHVHVHGHHGHHVHGHHGHGHVHAAPHRLREAFVLALAILAVEVAGGIVANSLALLSDAGHMLTDVAAVGLAWLTSSWAGRKPTKRWTYGYVRAGILSAAVNALSLFVVSGWIAFEAVQRLARPEPASGAIMSFVALFALVANALVAWRMGGGHEDLNTRSAWLHIVGDAAASAGVLAGGLVIRATGWRWVDPVISLAIAGVILLGVVRLARDVVRILMEGAPPGLELDEVAEGLRSLQGVREVHDLHIWNLDAARTMLTCHLVVDDPSIASVDDVLRRAETLLRERFGVRHSTIQVEGASLGHPDSLLCAAGLE is encoded by the coding sequence ATGCGAGACGCCCACCACGATCATGCGCACCATGGTCACGCACCCCACGTGCACGTCCACGGGCACCACGGGCATCACGTCCACGGGCACCACGGGCACGGGCACGTCCACGCCGCGCCCCACCGGTTGCGGGAGGCTTTCGTCCTGGCGCTCGCCATCCTGGCCGTCGAGGTCGCCGGCGGGATCGTCGCGAACAGCCTCGCGCTCCTCAGCGACGCCGGCCACATGCTCACGGACGTGGCGGCGGTGGGGCTCGCGTGGCTCACAAGCTCCTGGGCCGGGCGCAAGCCGACGAAGCGGTGGACGTACGGCTACGTCCGGGCGGGCATCCTGAGCGCCGCCGTGAACGCGCTGTCCCTCTTCGTGGTATCCGGGTGGATCGCCTTTGAAGCCGTGCAGCGCCTCGCCCGGCCCGAACCCGCGTCCGGCGCCATCATGTCGTTCGTGGCGCTGTTCGCGCTCGTGGCCAACGCGCTCGTCGCCTGGCGCATGGGCGGCGGCCACGAGGACCTCAACACGCGCAGCGCCTGGCTGCACATCGTGGGCGACGCGGCCGCGTCCGCGGGCGTCCTCGCCGGCGGGCTCGTCATCCGCGCGACCGGGTGGCGCTGGGTGGACCCCGTGATCAGTCTCGCCATCGCCGGCGTGATCCTGCTGGGCGTCGTCCGCCTGGCCCGCGACGTGGTGCGCATCCTCATGGAAGGCGCCCCGCCGGGGCTGGAACTCGACGAGGTGGCGGAGGGGCTGCGCTCGCTCCAAGGCGTCCGCGAAGTGCACGACCTGCACATATGGAACCTCGACGCCGCGCGCACGATGCTGACGTGCCACCTCGTCGTCGACGACCCCTCCATCGCCTCCGTGGACGACGTGCTCCGCCGGGCGGAAACGCTCCTGCGGGAGCGGTTCGGCGTCCGGCACAGCACGATTCAGGTCGAGGGCGCGAGCCTGGGCCACCCGGACAGCCTGCTGTGCGCAGCGGGGCTTGAGTGA
- a CDS encoding mechanosensitive ion channel family protein → MPHGLASLLAMARQAFTDCSSGWRSPECLGAAGLQVGGALLEAAAIVVAGHILARVLGAVLDRFIERSRATRLGVFDETRAVTVRGLMKSLLRYVIDFLVLVTVLAGWGVPVSGLLAGAGIAGLAVGFGAQNLVRDVITGFFLLFEDQFRVGEHVEFAGISGIVEDIGFRITRVRDFGGQLHMVPNGQIERVTNYSRGSMRLLVKVRVDFNEDPDRVEQVLGEACERFRRSWTTLTEGPNVLGVQDLGEAGVEFVVWGKAQPGEQWAAERALRKEIKKALDAAGIRIARPLAAVVAYDAPSPETKRGTRGFDGDALRGEAERARRGEAGPPAPGEAPPSERETNASRGSGGPDEEGKEREG, encoded by the coding sequence TTGCCGCACGGACTGGCGTCGCTGCTGGCTATGGCGCGACAGGCATTCACGGACTGCTCGAGCGGCTGGCGCTCACCCGAGTGCCTCGGCGCTGCCGGCCTGCAAGTGGGCGGCGCGCTGCTTGAGGCCGCCGCGATCGTCGTCGCCGGGCACATCCTCGCCCGCGTGCTCGGCGCGGTCCTGGACCGTTTCATCGAGAGGAGCCGGGCGACGCGGCTGGGAGTGTTCGACGAAACGCGAGCCGTCACCGTCCGCGGCCTGATGAAAAGCCTGCTGCGATACGTCATCGACTTTCTCGTGCTCGTGACGGTCCTGGCCGGCTGGGGCGTGCCGGTGAGCGGGCTGCTCGCGGGCGCCGGCATCGCCGGCCTGGCCGTGGGCTTCGGCGCGCAGAACCTCGTGCGCGACGTCATCACGGGATTCTTCCTCTTGTTTGAAGATCAGTTCCGCGTGGGCGAACACGTGGAGTTCGCCGGGATTTCCGGCATCGTGGAGGACATCGGCTTCCGCATCACGAGAGTGCGGGACTTCGGCGGCCAGCTGCACATGGTGCCGAACGGGCAGATCGAGCGGGTCACGAACTACAGCCGCGGCAGCATGCGCCTCCTCGTCAAGGTGCGCGTCGATTTCAATGAGGACCCGGACCGCGTCGAACAGGTCCTCGGCGAGGCGTGCGAACGCTTCCGGCGGTCGTGGACCACGCTGACCGAGGGGCCGAATGTGCTGGGCGTGCAGGACCTCGGCGAGGCCGGCGTCGAGTTTGTCGTCTGGGGCAAGGCCCAGCCGGGGGAGCAGTGGGCCGCAGAACGCGCGCTGCGCAAGGAGATCAAGAAGGCGCTGGACGCGGCCGGCATCCGCATCGCGCGCCCGCTAGCCGCGGTCGTCGCCTACGATGCCCCGTCGCCGGAAACGAAGCGCGGGACCCGCGGGTTTGACGGCGACGCGCTTCGCGGGGAGGCGGAACGCGCCCGCCGCGGGGAGGCCGGCCCGCCCGCGCCGGGAGAGGCGCCGCCCAGCGAGCGGGAGACGAATGCCTCGCGGGGCTCCGGCGGCCCGGATGAAGAAGGCAAAGAGAGAGAAGGGTGA
- a CDS encoding superoxide dismutase, with protein MAFTLPPLPYDYNALEPHIDEQTMRIHHDKHHGTYVNNLNAALEGHPELQAKTIEELLASINSIPESIRTAVRNNGGGHANHTLFWEIMSPNGGGQPTGALAKAIDEAFGSFDKFKEEFTKAATGRFGSGWAWLVLDNGKLAITSTPNQDNPIMEGKKPILGLDVWEHAYYLKYQNRRPEYIAAWWNVVNWDAVAKRYEQARG; from the coding sequence ATGGCGTTCACACTGCCACCGTTGCCGTACGACTACAACGCCCTTGAACCGCACATCGACGAGCAGACCATGCGCATCCACCACGACAAGCACCACGGCACGTACGTCAACAACCTCAACGCCGCGCTTGAGGGACATCCGGAACTGCAGGCGAAGACCATCGAGGAGCTTCTCGCCTCCATCAACAGCATTCCGGAGTCCATCCGCACGGCGGTCCGCAACAACGGCGGCGGCCACGCGAACCACACGCTGTTCTGGGAGATCATGAGCCCCAACGGCGGCGGCCAGCCCACGGGCGCGCTCGCGAAGGCCATCGACGAGGCGTTCGGCAGCTTTGACAAATTCAAGGAAGAGTTCACCAAGGCCGCGACCGGTCGCTTCGGCAGCGGCTGGGCGTGGCTCGTGCTGGACAACGGCAAGCTCGCCATCACGAGCACGCCGAACCAGGACAACCCGATCATGGAGGGCAAGAAGCCGATCCTCGGCCTGGACGTGTGGGAGCACGCGTACTACCTCAAGTACCAGAACCGCCGTCCGGAATACATCGCCGCGTGGTGGAACGTCGTCAACTGGGACGCGGTCGCCAAGCGGTACGAGCAGGCGCGCGGCTGA
- a CDS encoding DUF2512 family protein, translating into MKHVMLLAVKLILVWAILGVMFALLRLPAEPLFVVAAAVTAAGYVAGDLFLLRYGNLAAAAADVAIAAVVIWAVTAMVGTPLGLGASLVLGAAVGVGEVIFHSFVAHALRIGT; encoded by the coding sequence GTGAAACACGTCATGTTGCTCGCCGTGAAGCTCATTCTCGTCTGGGCGATCCTCGGCGTCATGTTCGCCCTGCTGCGCCTGCCGGCGGAGCCGCTCTTCGTGGTCGCCGCCGCGGTCACGGCCGCCGGCTACGTCGCGGGCGACCTCTTCCTGCTGCGGTACGGAAACCTGGCCGCCGCGGCGGCGGACGTCGCGATCGCGGCCGTCGTGATCTGGGCGGTGACGGCGATGGTCGGCACGCCGCTCGGCCTGGGCGCCTCGCTGGTGCTCGGGGCGGCCGTGGGCGTGGGCGAGGTGATCTTCCACTCCTTCGTGGCGCATGCCCTGCGCATCGGCACCTGA
- a CDS encoding DUF2232 domain-containing protein yields MNRLAQTRAVTEGALMAALTVVLALAAVYVPLLGFVLTFFLPAPVAVVAVRHGAGVALLSVVAAAVLLALFLGPVQALAVVVTFAFLGLAFGFSLRRGWDAGRAILLGALAVAATVTLGVLLSRLVFHEDVLALFRDAVESSARRLAAWNLPTARQTAEMLKAMMRELKEQPLLFIAPVGASMVMLSAIYYAALRPLFQRLGIAVPRLSSFATWTVPRGVAWAWLAVMALLLLSQRPGFGWLAPVAQNLSYAAVFVFMTVGASVAYFFLRYWRLSVGVSGVLAVYASLTPMGQIVVLLGLWEVLVGLRARFVDRLPSDHPLRAELGEDGAARLKGRVPQ; encoded by the coding sequence GTGAACCGGCTTGCGCAAACGCGCGCCGTCACGGAGGGCGCGCTCATGGCGGCGCTGACGGTCGTGCTTGCCCTGGCGGCCGTGTACGTCCCGCTTCTCGGATTTGTGCTGACGTTTTTCCTGCCGGCGCCGGTCGCCGTCGTCGCCGTCCGCCACGGCGCGGGCGTGGCGCTCCTCAGCGTCGTCGCGGCGGCCGTGCTTTTGGCGCTTTTCCTCGGGCCCGTTCAGGCGCTCGCGGTCGTCGTGACGTTCGCCTTCCTGGGCCTGGCGTTCGGGTTCAGCCTGCGGCGCGGATGGGACGCCGGCCGCGCGATTCTTTTGGGCGCCCTGGCCGTCGCCGCCACGGTCACGCTCGGCGTGCTGCTCTCGCGCCTCGTGTTCCACGAGGACGTGCTCGCCCTGTTCCGGGACGCCGTCGAGAGCAGCGCTCGGCGCCTCGCGGCGTGGAACCTGCCCACCGCGCGCCAGACCGCGGAGATGCTGAAGGCCATGATGCGGGAGTTGAAGGAGCAGCCGCTGCTGTTCATCGCCCCGGTGGGCGCTTCGATGGTGATGCTTTCGGCGATCTACTACGCCGCGCTGCGGCCGCTCTTCCAGCGGCTGGGCATCGCCGTGCCGCGGCTGTCGTCGTTCGCCACGTGGACGGTGCCGCGCGGCGTCGCGTGGGCGTGGCTGGCCGTCATGGCGCTCCTTCTTCTCAGCCAGCGGCCGGGATTCGGATGGCTCGCGCCCGTCGCGCAGAACCTCTCGTACGCCGCGGTGTTCGTCTTCATGACGGTCGGAGCGTCCGTCGCGTACTTCTTCTTGCGGTACTGGCGCCTGAGCGTGGGTGTGTCCGGCGTTCTCGCCGTGTACGCGTCCCTGACGCCGATGGGCCAGATCGTCGTCCTTCTTGGGCTTTGGGAAGTTCTCGTCGGACTGCGCGCGCGCTTCGTGGACCGCCTGCCCTCCGACCACCCGCTGCGCGCGGAGCTGGGGGAGGACGGCGCGGCTCGGCTGAAAGGGAGGGTTCCGCAGTGA
- a CDS encoding 30S ribosomal protein S18, with product MARRDKRRRRKVCSFCVDKIDVVDYKDTGRLRRYISERGKILPRRITGNCARHQRQLTTAIKRARYMALLPFTVE from the coding sequence TTGGCTCGACGCGACAAGCGACGTCGCCGCAAGGTATGCAGCTTCTGCGTCGACAAGATCGACGTCGTCGACTACAAGGACACGGGCCGGCTGCGCCGCTACATCAGCGAGCGCGGTAAGATCCTGCCGCGGCGCATCACCGGTAACTGCGCGCGCCATCAGCGCCAGCTCACCACGGCGATCAAGCGCGCGCGCTACATGGCTCTCCTGCCGTTCACCGTCGAGTGA
- a CDS encoding adenylosuccinate synthase encodes MSTLVLVGSQWGDEGKGKVTDVLAEHADVVVRYQGGANAGHTVVAGGRTYKLHLVPSGIVHGKTCVIGNGVVLDPEHFLNEVEYLRGCGLDVERIHVSDAAHVIFPYHKKLDELEEERRGEGRIGTTRRGIGPAYMDKVARAGIRVGDLLRPDTLRRKLEANLEQVNHLIEKVYGEGGFALDALLEQYSEFARRLAPFVTDTAVLINRAIDRGEHVLFEGAQGTMLDLDHGTYPYVTSSYPTAGGACLGSGVGPTRIDRVIGVAKAYTSRVGDGPFPTELRDATGDWIREKGHEYGTTTGRPRRCGWLDAVILRHSVLVSGLSGLALNHLDTLTGLHPLKIAVAYEVNGERRETLPRQLDELAEARPVYEELPGWDEPIGGVRTFDGLPAGARQYVERIEQLTGVPVVMISVGPSREQTFMRFEPFSAQRGR; translated from the coding sequence GTGTCGACGCTCGTGCTCGTCGGCAGCCAGTGGGGCGATGAAGGCAAGGGCAAGGTGACCGACGTCCTCGCGGAGCACGCGGACGTCGTCGTGCGTTATCAGGGCGGCGCGAACGCCGGGCACACGGTCGTCGCCGGCGGGCGCACGTACAAGCTGCACCTGGTCCCGTCCGGCATCGTTCACGGCAAGACCTGCGTGATCGGGAACGGCGTGGTGCTGGATCCCGAACACTTCCTCAACGAGGTCGAATACCTTCGCGGGTGCGGTCTGGACGTGGAGCGCATCCACGTCAGCGACGCCGCGCACGTGATCTTCCCGTACCACAAGAAGCTGGACGAACTGGAAGAGGAGCGGCGCGGCGAGGGCAGGATCGGCACCACGCGCCGCGGCATCGGGCCGGCCTACATGGACAAGGTGGCGCGTGCCGGCATCCGCGTCGGGGACCTGCTCCGGCCGGACACGCTGCGGCGGAAGCTCGAGGCCAACCTGGAGCAGGTGAACCACCTGATCGAGAAGGTCTACGGCGAGGGGGGCTTCGCGCTCGACGCGCTGCTTGAGCAGTACTCCGAGTTCGCCCGCCGCCTCGCGCCGTTCGTGACCGACACGGCCGTGCTCATCAACCGGGCGATCGACCGCGGGGAGCACGTCCTCTTCGAGGGCGCGCAGGGGACGATGCTCGACCTGGACCACGGCACGTACCCGTACGTGACGTCGTCCTACCCGACGGCCGGCGGGGCGTGCCTCGGCAGCGGGGTCGGGCCGACGCGCATCGACCGCGTCATCGGCGTGGCGAAGGCGTACACCTCCCGCGTGGGCGACGGGCCGTTCCCGACGGAGCTGCGCGACGCGACCGGCGACTGGATCCGCGAGAAGGGGCACGAGTACGGCACGACGACCGGCCGGCCGCGCCGCTGCGGCTGGCTCGACGCCGTCATCCTGCGGCACTCGGTGCTCGTGAGCGGGCTCAGCGGCCTGGCCCTGAACCACCTCGACACGCTGACGGGGCTGCACCCGTTGAAGATCGCGGTGGCATACGAGGTGAACGGCGAGCGGCGGGAGACGCTGCCGCGGCAGCTCGACGAACTCGCGGAAGCCCGGCCGGTGTACGAGGAACTGCCCGGCTGGGACGAGCCGATCGGCGGCGTGCGCACCTTTGACGGGCTGCCGGCCGGCGCCCGGCAATACGTCGAGCGCATCGAGCAGCTGACGGGCGTGCCGGTCGTCATGATCTCCGTCGGGCCGTCGCGCGAGCAGACGTTCATGCGCTTCGAGCCGTTTTCCGCGCAGCGCGGCCGCTGA
- the lonC gene encoding ATP-dependent protease, Lon family, translating into MGRFVRHGGDRRGLVEEYERKVNALYGVLADIYGSDRVVLKAGKVGALSGMRSENLGERIVALQRLVYDDPTIDEPPRFSEIPAVLSELEEELADLLARRTVEDEIEQKIQDRMAQKHEEYVADIRAQVMREISPETAETKRKLERLQQIEQRGLARSLAEVLRPKRFEEVIGQDAAVQALLAKLSSPYPQHILLYGPPGVGKTTAARLALEVARERPGSPFSKDAPFVEVDGSTLRWDPREVTNPLLGSVHDPIYQGARHDFAEGGVPEPKLGLVTEANGGVLFIDEIGEMDPILQNKLLKVLEDKRVYFESSYYDPDDPHVPEYVHKLFREGAPADFVLIGATTRDPEDITPALRSRCAEIFFAPLTPDDIRKIVRQGAEKLGVPIEAAAVDDIAERTIEARKALNILADAYAMAVYEAGGPDRPAAIRAEHVRTALSAARVGREARTLASSTTQIGRVIGLAVRGFLGSALEIEAVAYPAREPGKGKIRFNETAGSMARDSVFTAGTLLRRITGKDLADYDVHVNVVGGGHIDGPSAGAAIFAAIYSAVEGRPVRQDVAITGEVSLSGRIQEVGGIPEKLYGARQTGVRRVVLPAANEGDVPAGRFGLELVFVETAEQVLQELLAPVQ; encoded by the coding sequence ATGGGCCGCTTCGTGCGCCACGGGGGCGATCGCCGCGGCCTCGTCGAGGAGTACGAGCGCAAGGTGAACGCGCTCTACGGCGTCCTCGCCGACATCTACGGCTCCGACCGCGTCGTCCTGAAGGCGGGCAAGGTGGGGGCCCTGAGCGGCATGCGCTCGGAGAACCTGGGGGAGCGCATCGTCGCGCTGCAGCGCCTGGTCTACGACGATCCCACCATCGACGAGCCGCCGCGCTTCTCCGAGATCCCGGCCGTGCTGAGCGAGCTCGAGGAGGAACTCGCCGACCTGCTGGCGCGGCGCACCGTGGAGGACGAGATCGAGCAGAAGATCCAGGACCGCATGGCGCAGAAGCACGAGGAGTACGTGGCCGACATCCGCGCCCAGGTCATGCGGGAGATCTCGCCGGAGACGGCCGAGACGAAGCGCAAGCTCGAGCGCCTGCAGCAGATCGAGCAGCGCGGCCTGGCGCGGTCGCTCGCGGAGGTGCTGCGCCCGAAGCGCTTCGAGGAGGTCATCGGCCAGGACGCGGCCGTCCAGGCGCTGCTCGCCAAGCTCTCCTCGCCGTACCCGCAGCACATCCTGCTGTACGGCCCGCCCGGCGTGGGCAAGACGACGGCCGCGCGCCTCGCGCTGGAAGTGGCGCGGGAGCGGCCCGGCTCGCCGTTCTCGAAGGACGCGCCGTTCGTCGAAGTCGACGGCTCCACCCTGCGCTGGGATCCGCGCGAGGTGACGAACCCGCTCCTCGGTTCGGTGCACGACCCGATCTACCAGGGGGCGCGGCACGATTTCGCCGAAGGCGGCGTTCCGGAGCCGAAGCTGGGCCTCGTCACCGAGGCGAACGGCGGCGTGCTCTTCATCGACGAGATCGGCGAGATGGACCCGATCTTGCAGAACAAGCTCCTCAAGGTGCTTGAGGACAAGCGCGTCTATTTCGAGTCCTCGTACTACGACCCGGACGATCCGCATGTGCCGGAGTACGTGCACAAGCTGTTCCGCGAGGGCGCGCCGGCCGACTTCGTCCTCATCGGGGCCACGACGCGCGATCCGGAAGACATCACGCCCGCGCTGCGCTCGCGCTGCGCGGAGATCTTCTTCGCGCCGCTGACGCCGGACGACATCCGCAAGATCGTGCGGCAGGGCGCGGAGAAGCTCGGCGTGCCGATCGAAGCGGCGGCGGTCGACGACATCGCCGAGCGCACCATCGAGGCGCGCAAGGCGCTGAACATCCTCGCGGACGCGTACGCGATGGCGGTGTACGAGGCCGGCGGCCCGGACAGGCCCGCCGCAATACGCGCCGAGCACGTGCGCACGGCGCTGAGCGCCGCGCGCGTGGGGCGGGAGGCGCGCACCCTGGCCTCGTCGACGACGCAGATCGGCCGCGTGATCGGGCTGGCCGTGCGCGGCTTCCTCGGCTCGGCGCTGGAGATCGAGGCCGTCGCCTACCCGGCGCGGGAGCCGGGCAAGGGCAAGATCCGCTTCAACGAGACGGCCGGCTCCATGGCGCGGGACTCCGTCTTCACCGCGGGCACCCTCCTGCGGCGCATCACGGGCAAGGACCTGGCCGACTACGACGTTCACGTGAACGTCGTCGGCGGCGGCCACATCGATGGGCCTTCGGCGGGGGCGGCCATCTTCGCGGCCATCTACAGCGCCGTCGAGGGGCGTCCGGTGCGCCAGGACGTGGCGATCACCGGCGAGGTCTCCCTCTCCGGCCGGATCCAGGAAGTGGGCGGCATTCCGGAGAAGCTCTACGGCGCCCGGCAGACCGGCGTGCGGCGCGTGGTGCTGCCGGCCGCCAACGAGGGTGACGTCCCCGCGGGCCGGTTCGGGCTGGAGCTCGTGTTCGTGGAGACGGCGGAACAGGTGCTGCAAGAGCTTCTTGCGCCGGTGCAGTAA
- a CDS encoding 50S ribosomal protein L9: protein MKVVLTQAVKGLGNAGQTVEVADGYARNFLFPRNLAKPATESTLKQIEDDRRRQAAKAERERREAQQAAAKLDHKEIVFKARAGEGGKLFGSITAQDVAERIAAQFGVTVDKRRVEMDGAIKSLGRHPVKVRLHPEAVAQVEVVVLPEAE, encoded by the coding sequence GTGAAGGTCGTGCTCACACAAGCGGTCAAGGGCTTGGGAAACGCCGGTCAGACGGTGGAGGTGGCCGACGGCTACGCGCGCAACTTCCTGTTCCCGCGCAACCTGGCGAAGCCGGCCACGGAAAGCACGCTGAAGCAGATCGAGGATGACCGCCGGCGCCAGGCGGCCAAGGCGGAGCGCGAGCGCCGGGAGGCGCAACAGGCGGCCGCCAAGCTCGATCACAAGGAGATCGTCTTCAAGGCGCGGGCCGGGGAAGGCGGCAAGCTCTTCGGCTCCATCACGGCGCAGGACGTGGCGGAGCGGATCGCCGCCCAGTTCGGCGTGACGGTCGACAAGCGCCGCGTGGAGATGGACGGCGCGATCAAGTCGCTCGGCCGCCACCCGGTCAAGGTTCGGCTGCATCCGGAAGCCGTCGCCCAGGTGGAAGTCGTCGTGCTGCCGGAGGCGGAGTGA
- a CDS encoding DUF951 domain-containing protein gives MPLHLGDVVRLKKPHPCGSDRWEIVRVGADLRLKCLGCGHLVLLPRSRVESKIREIYPAAAPPGTPPLKPGRDLL, from the coding sequence CTGCCGCTCCACCTCGGCGACGTCGTCCGCCTCAAGAAGCCGCACCCGTGCGGGTCGGACAGGTGGGAGATCGTGCGCGTCGGCGCGGATCTGCGGCTGAAGTGCCTCGGCTGCGGGCACCTCGTGCTCCTGCCGCGCAGCCGCGTGGAGAGCAAGATCCGGGAGATCTACCCGGCGGCCGCGCCGCCCGGCACGCCGCCGTTGAAACCCGGGCGCGACCTGCTATAA
- the ssb gene encoding single-stranded DNA-binding protein → MLNHVVLIGRLVRDPELRYTPNGVAVGTFTLAVDRPYSNQQGEREADFIDIVVWRQLAETCANHLSKGRLVAVAGRLQIRSYETQDGQKRRAAEVVANEVRFLDRPTRQGSGADALGTEVPFDDEDVPF, encoded by the coding sequence GTGCTGAATCACGTCGTGTTGATCGGGCGCCTGGTCCGCGATCCCGAACTCCGCTACACGCCGAACGGCGTGGCCGTCGGCACGTTCACGCTTGCGGTGGACCGGCCGTACTCGAACCAGCAGGGCGAACGCGAGGCCGATTTCATCGACATCGTCGTCTGGCGGCAACTCGCGGAGACGTGCGCCAACCATCTCAGCAAGGGGCGGCTGGTGGCCGTCGCCGGGCGCCTGCAGATCCGCTCGTACGAGACGCAGGACGGTCAAAAGCGGCGTGCGGCGGAGGTCGTCGCGAACGAGGTGCGCTTCCTCGACCGCCCCACACGCCAGGGATCCGGCGCCGACGCCCTCGGCACCGAAGTCCCGTTCGACGACGAGGACGTGCCGTTCTAG